GGACGTGCAGGATATCGTGAACATGGCCGCAGTCGCGGTGATGGACGCACAGTCTCGCGGCGCGCCTCTCGGTGCGCGACAGCCGGTGTGAACAGACAGACAATCATATTTGAGGGATAGAAAGGATGGCCACTGAGATGAAGCCGGAGCGTGCGACGGTGCAGCGCGAGAGCACCGTCGGGCTCGGTAGGCAGGGACTGACACCGTCGGGCCAGGTTCACTGGAATCTGATCGCGCCAGAGCTGATGAAGGCCGCCGCCCGGCGGGACGAAGGCGAGTTTGCCGCTATGGGACCGTTCGTCGCGGTGACGTCGCCGCACACCGGCCGCTCACCCAACGACAAGTTCGTGGTGAAGGAGCCGTCGTCGGAGAAGGACGTGGACTGGGGCAAGGTGAACCAGCCCTACCCACCCGAAAAGTACGAGGCGCTTCTCGCGGATGTGCGCCGATACCTCAACGGACGCGACGAGCTGTTCGTCGAGGATCTCTACTGCGGCGCCGATCCCGCGTATCGCCTATCCGTCCGCTACGTCTCGCCGAACGCGTGGCACATGGCGTTCGTGCGGAACATGTTCATTCGCCCCGGGCTGACTGAGCTCCCGACGTTCGACCCGAACTTCACGGTGCTCCACGCGCCGGAGTTCCAGGCCGATCCTGCAAAGCACGGCACGCGCACCGGCACGTTCATCGTTCTCAACATCGCCGAGCGTACCATCCTGATCGGCGGCACGCGCTACGCGGGCGAGTTGAAGAAGGCCATGTTCACGGTGATGAACTACCTGCTTCCGAAGCAGGGCGTCCTCTCCATGCACTGCTCCGCCAACATCGGCGCCGACGGCGACACGGCACTCTTCTTCGGCCTGTCGGGCACCGGCAAGACGACTCTGTCGGCGGATCCCGAGCGCGCCCTGATCGGCGACGACGAGCACGGCTGGTCGAAGGATGGAGTGTTCAACTTCGAGGGCGGCTGCTACGCCAAGGTCATCAACCTTTCGCCCGAGGCAGAGCCCGATATCTACCGTACGACGCAGATGTTCGGCACGATCCTCGAGAACGTGCGGCTGGACCCGGCAACGAAGCAGGTGCAATTCGGGGATCAGGCGATCACCGAGAACACCCGCGCGTCGTATCCGCTCAACTACATCCCGAATTTCGTGGCTGACGGCCGCGGCAGGCATCCGCGCAATGTGGTCTTTCTCACCGCGGACGCTTTCGGCGTCCTGCCGCCGATAGCGCGGCTGAGCCCCGAGCAGGCGATGTACTACTTCCTGTCCGGCTACACGGCGAAGGTCGCGGGCACGGAGCGCGGAGTCACCGAGCCGCAGGTGACGTTCAGCGCCTGCTTCGGCGCGGTGTTCCTTGTCTGGCCTCCGACGAAATACGCGGACATGCTCGGCAAGCTCCTCAAGGAACACGGCTCGAACGTCTGGCTCGTGAACACCGGCTGGAGCGGCGGCCCGTACGGTGTCGGCAAGCGCATGAAGCTGTCGTACACGCGGGCGATAGTCCGTGCCGCACTGTCGGGCGCGCTCGACGAGACGCCGCTGCGTGCGGACCCGATCTTCGGGCTCAGCGTACCGACGACTATCGGCGACGTTCCGGCCGAAGTTCTCGACCCGCGCGGGACATGGCCCGACGGCGCCGCGTACGACGAGCAGGCGAAGAAGCTCGCGGGCATGTTCCGCGCGAACTTCGCCAGGTTCCCGGACGCCAGCCAGGACATTCTCGGCGCCGGTCCCAAAGGCTGAGCACAAGGGTCGCGCATGACATTCGAGATTCTGCGCGACCCGCTGTGGAATAACATCCGGGTAGACGAGCTGACACTTCGGCTCGTTGACACCGCAGTCTTTCAGCGCCTGCGGTACGTGCGGCAGCTCGGGCTCGCGTATCTCGTATATCCCGGCGCGACGCACTCGCGATTCGAGCATGCGCTCGGTACGTACCACCTGTCGCGCGGCTCGCTCGCGCTTCTCGCTGAACGTGACGGCTCACGGGACGTCGGTCCCGAGGAGCAGGCAATCGTGCGAGCGGCGGCGCTGCTGCACGACGTCGGGCACTATCCGTTCTCCCATGCCCTCGAGGAGATCGGACAGCTTCATCACGAGGATGTGGCCAGGCCGCTCATCACCACCGGGCAGGTCGCGTCGATCCTCGCCGATGGCATCGCCGCCGACGCGCCGCAGCGCGTGTTCGAGCTCATTCAAGGCACGAGCGCCAGCTCGCTGCAGGGGCTGATCTCCGGGTCGCTCGACCTCGACAAGATCGAGTATCTCAAGCGCGACGCTTTCATGTGCGGCGTGCCATACGGCGAGATAGACGTGGACCGTCTGACGAACTCGATGCTGATCCTGCACGACCCGCACTCCGGACGCCCCGTGCTCGGGGTTCTGGAGAAAGGGTTGTCGGCGCTCGAGTCGCTGCTGTTCGCGAAGTATCAGATGTACCGCAACGTCTACTGGCATCACGGGGTGCGCAGCGCGACCGCGATGTACAAGCGAATGGTGGATGACGCTCTCCGCATCGGCGCGATTGACGCCGAGCTTCTGCCGTCGTACACCGACGAGGGGCTGCTGCATCGCCTGGAGCACGCGCATCCCACGCCGATTCTCGATGCGCTTCGGAGCAGGCATCTTTACAAGCGCGCGCTGGAATGGCCCGCAAGCCAGCTCGATGACGGATTCGGCGAATGGATCTCGACCGACCGCGAGCGCACGCGCGAAGCGGAAGATGAGCTCGCCCGCGAGCTTGGCATGGCACCGGGTGACGTGCTTCTCGATTTCCCGATGAAGACGCAGATGCTGGGGCTCGACATCCCGGTGCAGCGGCGCAGTGGCGAGGTGGAGCGGCTCACCGGCGAAGGCTGGCCGGGGACGATCAACCTGCCGACGCTTTCCGAGGAGCTCTACCGGAGCGCGCGGTGGCTTCGCGTTTTCGTCGCGAAGCGAATGGAGATAGCGCCAGGCCGCGTCAAGGCGATTCTCGACGCAATGCAGGCGTAATCAGCGGGTTCCCGCCGTGTGCGTTGGCGCCACGGGCGGCGGGGTCACACTCCCTGCGCTCCTTTCTCGAACAGCTTCAATGATTCAGGGTTCGCCAGCGCATCGGTGTTGTTCACCGGCCGGCCGTGCAGCACTTCGCGGACGGCAATCTCGCTGATCTTGCCGCTTATGGTCCGCGGAATATCGCTCACCTGGACGATTTTTTTCGGGACGTGAATCGGGCTCGTGTTGTCCCTTATCTGCTTTCTGATGCGGTCGCGCAGCGCATCGTCCAGCGTGTCGCCTTCGCGCAGCCGGACGAAGAGCACGATCTGGACGTCGCCCGATGCCCCCTCGCCGATCTCCTGACCGACGGCGACGCTCTCGACGATCTCCGGCAACTGCTCCACCTGCCGGTAGATCTCGGCCGTCCCGATTCGCACGCCGCCGGGGTTGAGTATCGCGTCGCTGCGGCCGTAGATGATCATTCCGTCGTGGCCGGTGAGCTCGGCCCAGTCGCCGTG
This genomic window from Gemmatimonadaceae bacterium contains:
- the pckA gene encoding phosphoenolpyruvate carboxykinase (ATP), which encodes MATEMKPERATVQRESTVGLGRQGLTPSGQVHWNLIAPELMKAAARRDEGEFAAMGPFVAVTSPHTGRSPNDKFVVKEPSSEKDVDWGKVNQPYPPEKYEALLADVRRYLNGRDELFVEDLYCGADPAYRLSVRYVSPNAWHMAFVRNMFIRPGLTELPTFDPNFTVLHAPEFQADPAKHGTRTGTFIVLNIAERTILIGGTRYAGELKKAMFTVMNYLLPKQGVLSMHCSANIGADGDTALFFGLSGTGKTTLSADPERALIGDDEHGWSKDGVFNFEGGCYAKVINLSPEAEPDIYRTTQMFGTILENVRLDPATKQVQFGDQAITENTRASYPLNYIPNFVADGRGRHPRNVVFLTADAFGVLPPIARLSPEQAMYYFLSGYTAKVAGTERGVTEPQVTFSACFGAVFLVWPPTKYADMLGKLLKEHGSNVWLVNTGWSGGPYGVGKRMKLSYTRAIVRAALSGALDETPLRADPIFGLSVPTTIGDVPAEVLDPRGTWPDGAAYDEQAKKLAGMFRANFARFPDASQDILGAGPKG
- a CDS encoding HD domain-containing protein yields the protein MTFEILRDPLWNNIRVDELTLRLVDTAVFQRLRYVRQLGLAYLVYPGATHSRFEHALGTYHLSRGSLALLAERDGSRDVGPEEQAIVRAAALLHDVGHYPFSHALEEIGQLHHEDVARPLITTGQVASILADGIAADAPQRVFELIQGTSASSLQGLISGSLDLDKIEYLKRDAFMCGVPYGEIDVDRLTNSMLILHDPHSGRPVLGVLEKGLSALESLLFAKYQMYRNVYWHHGVRSATAMYKRMVDDALRIGAIDAELLPSYTDEGLLHRLEHAHPTPILDALRSRHLYKRALEWPASQLDDGFGEWISTDRERTREAEDELARELGMAPGDVLLDFPMKTQMLGLDIPVQRRSGEVERLTGEGWPGTINLPTLSEELYRSARWLRVFVAKRMEIAPGRVKAILDAMQA